The following proteins are encoded in a genomic region of Ostrea edulis chromosome 7, xbOstEdul1.1, whole genome shotgun sequence:
- the LOC130048045 gene encoding interferon-induced protein 44-like isoform X1, whose product MDDSRLKSRIEETNRIMTELLDQKYRDQLSTYIGKECHFRLLYKISRDGCSNTAFHQKCDSQGPTVTVLYNTNNTIYGGYLSKSWISNDSYINDPNAFLFRLHYNGSSNPLKFPVSSAIYAGYGHSSYGPIFGSGHDINTFSGTINKSGNYFSLNGGLNMGIAYNLNGQNAASVANSSLQVTDLEVYQVKDGPDPNKSAAKVGDSVLLDKPWRKFPEFNMETLQQLKEAVVDYEPESETNVTAANILLIGQIGAGKSSFFNSVNSIFRGKITSKARSGSFEHSLTTVFRKYTIKDHNSGQNLKIRLCDTRGFEEDFKIDAQEIAYILDGNMPDRYQFNPSAPFTTETFGFIRNPRLGDKIHCVAFVVDGSTIDVIPENILKQLKELQGRINQRNIPQVVYMTKMDKVCPNVDEDAANMFYSSGVRDAIDKMSDIMGLPRGYIMPIKNYESETGLEPHIDILILKALKQTTDFADDNMEDQMDKMAAEKRREEKD is encoded by the exons ATGGATGATTCAAGACTAAAgtcacggattgaagaaacaaacag AATCATGACGGAACTTCTGGACCAGAAATACAGAGACCAGTTGTCAACGTATATAGGTAAAGAATGTCACTTCCGGTTACTGTATAAGATCAGCAGAGACGGATGTTCTAATACGGCATTCCATCAGAAGTGTGACAGTCAGGGCCCCACAGTGACGGTGCTGTACAACACCAACAACACGATATACGGGGGATACCTGTCAAAGAGCTGGATCTCTAATGACAGTTACATCAATGATCCAAACGCCTTTCTGTTCCGGCTGCACTATAACGGATCGTCCAATCCATTGAAGTTCCCAGTCAGTAGTGCTATTTATGCTGGATATGGACACAGCAGTTACGGTCCTATATTTGGTAGTGGGCATGACATTAACACTTTTTCTGGTACCATCAACAAATCTGGAAATTACTTTTCATTGAATGGAGGCTTAAATATGGGAATTGCTTACAATCTAAACGGACAAAACGCTGCTTCTGTAGCAAACAGTAGCCTTCAAGTGACGGACCTAGAGGTGTACCAAGTTAAAg ATGGACCAGACCCAAACAAGTCTGCAGCAAAAGTGGGAGATTCTGTACTTCTGGACAAACCGTGGAGGAAGTTTCCGGAGTTCAACATGGAG ACCCTGCAGCAACTAAAGGAAGCAGTTGTAGATTACGAACCTGAAAGCGAGACTAATGTGACAGCAGCAAACATTCTTCTGATTGGTCAGATAGGCGCGGGAAAGTCTAGTTTCTTCAACTCAGTCAACTCCATTTTCCGTGGCAAAATCACCAGTAAAGCCCGCAGTGGGAGCTTCGAGCACAGCCTCACAACCGTG ttccgAAAGTACACCATCAAGGATCATAACTCTGGACAGAACCTGAAAATTCGTCTGTGCGACACTCGTGGTTTTGAGGAGGATTTTAAGATAGACGCGCAGGAGATCGCCTACATACTGGACGGAAACATGCCGGACAGGTACCAG TTCAATCCATCCGCACCTTTTACCACAGAGACGTTTGGCTTCATTCGGAATCCGCGACTTGGCGACAAAATTCACTGCGTGGCGTTCGTTGTCGACGGAAGTACGATTGACGTCATACCTGAGAATATCCTAAAACAACTGAAGGAATTACAGGGTCGCATTAACCAGAGAA ATATACCTCAAGTGGTGTACATGACGAAAATGGACAAAGTTTGTCCGAATGTAGACGAAGATGCCGCCAATATGTTCTACAGCTCAGGTGTCCGTGACGCCATTGACAAGATGTCTGACATCATGGGGCTACCACGTGGTTATATTATGCCGATCAAAAATTACGAAAGTGAGACTGGTCTGGAGCCGCATATTGATATCCTGATTCTAAAAGCCCTGAAGCAGACAACAGACTTTGCAGATGACAACATGGAAGATCAAATGGATAAAATGGCAGCCGAGAAGAGGAGAGAGGAAAAGGATTGA
- the LOC130048045 gene encoding interferon-induced protein 44-like isoform X2 has protein sequence MTELLDQKYRDQLSTYIGKECHFRLLYKISRDGCSNTAFHQKCDSQGPTVTVLYNTNNTIYGGYLSKSWISNDSYINDPNAFLFRLHYNGSSNPLKFPVSSAIYAGYGHSSYGPIFGSGHDINTFSGTINKSGNYFSLNGGLNMGIAYNLNGQNAASVANSSLQVTDLEVYQVKDGPDPNKSAAKVGDSVLLDKPWRKFPEFNMETLQQLKEAVVDYEPESETNVTAANILLIGQIGAGKSSFFNSVNSIFRGKITSKARSGSFEHSLTTVFRKYTIKDHNSGQNLKIRLCDTRGFEEDFKIDAQEIAYILDGNMPDRYQFNPSAPFTTETFGFIRNPRLGDKIHCVAFVVDGSTIDVIPENILKQLKELQGRINQRNIPQVVYMTKMDKVCPNVDEDAANMFYSSGVRDAIDKMSDIMGLPRGYIMPIKNYESETGLEPHIDILILKALKQTTDFADDNMEDQMDKMAAEKRREEKD, from the exons ATGACGGAACTTCTGGACCAGAAATACAGAGACCAGTTGTCAACGTATATAGGTAAAGAATGTCACTTCCGGTTACTGTATAAGATCAGCAGAGACGGATGTTCTAATACGGCATTCCATCAGAAGTGTGACAGTCAGGGCCCCACAGTGACGGTGCTGTACAACACCAACAACACGATATACGGGGGATACCTGTCAAAGAGCTGGATCTCTAATGACAGTTACATCAATGATCCAAACGCCTTTCTGTTCCGGCTGCACTATAACGGATCGTCCAATCCATTGAAGTTCCCAGTCAGTAGTGCTATTTATGCTGGATATGGACACAGCAGTTACGGTCCTATATTTGGTAGTGGGCATGACATTAACACTTTTTCTGGTACCATCAACAAATCTGGAAATTACTTTTCATTGAATGGAGGCTTAAATATGGGAATTGCTTACAATCTAAACGGACAAAACGCTGCTTCTGTAGCAAACAGTAGCCTTCAAGTGACGGACCTAGAGGTGTACCAAGTTAAAg ATGGACCAGACCCAAACAAGTCTGCAGCAAAAGTGGGAGATTCTGTACTTCTGGACAAACCGTGGAGGAAGTTTCCGGAGTTCAACATGGAG ACCCTGCAGCAACTAAAGGAAGCAGTTGTAGATTACGAACCTGAAAGCGAGACTAATGTGACAGCAGCAAACATTCTTCTGATTGGTCAGATAGGCGCGGGAAAGTCTAGTTTCTTCAACTCAGTCAACTCCATTTTCCGTGGCAAAATCACCAGTAAAGCCCGCAGTGGGAGCTTCGAGCACAGCCTCACAACCGTG ttccgAAAGTACACCATCAAGGATCATAACTCTGGACAGAACCTGAAAATTCGTCTGTGCGACACTCGTGGTTTTGAGGAGGATTTTAAGATAGACGCGCAGGAGATCGCCTACATACTGGACGGAAACATGCCGGACAGGTACCAG TTCAATCCATCCGCACCTTTTACCACAGAGACGTTTGGCTTCATTCGGAATCCGCGACTTGGCGACAAAATTCACTGCGTGGCGTTCGTTGTCGACGGAAGTACGATTGACGTCATACCTGAGAATATCCTAAAACAACTGAAGGAATTACAGGGTCGCATTAACCAGAGAA ATATACCTCAAGTGGTGTACATGACGAAAATGGACAAAGTTTGTCCGAATGTAGACGAAGATGCCGCCAATATGTTCTACAGCTCAGGTGTCCGTGACGCCATTGACAAGATGTCTGACATCATGGGGCTACCACGTGGTTATATTATGCCGATCAAAAATTACGAAAGTGAGACTGGTCTGGAGCCGCATATTGATATCCTGATTCTAAAAGCCCTGAAGCAGACAACAGACTTTGCAGATGACAACATGGAAGATCAAATGGATAAAATGGCAGCCGAGAAGAGGAGAGAGGAAAAGGATTGA